Proteins found in one Sardina pilchardus chromosome 11, fSarPil1.1, whole genome shotgun sequence genomic segment:
- the LOC134095993 gene encoding uncharacterized protein LOC134095993, translating to MAHLSVLVLFGLVVTQIKANGFLGGSMSFSLRGEKPDGSVEVDFYYREYRKESCDDQLSWQCQSGDCGTLIKSEVLINEANSSVAASCQSEGHMTREFSTNSPFILRDSGCCWDSNVHGARNWSLTTLVDVGTRADTYRPNRSPVSATVPRLRIPQNCPLNIELLVHDPDGDEVRCRFSAEAGGNSSCSSCHSHPSINLNQERCVLTENGSLPVGTHVFEMILEDYPEEDITITYTDGTSSVRHKLNKTAMLNPSPISQIPLQFTVEVLSPMESCLTGKTRPQFLTPTPWHEEIHMAAVGHRLELKLRAQSTDTRIVDFQISGPQNMSKSLTSESNGIVMATLEWTPQQSDLHRDVPVCFTADTAISQSEMRCVVVKVRKSLPLKGNGEVSCKENIITITVSKASMPGINDTWLHMIDPSCTLTSNDTHIMGTISINTCGTQMEEEGDYITFKNVITSFDEPGKIITRRGHVTVGFSCQYPKVMSVSSHYLNKKSDYVFTEASFGTFGYTFEVFTDANFTTVIAPASYPVEYELLDMIFMGIKSHSALPNTQMFVESCRATPTANPRDLVYYNIISNGCGVDETLIEFPHGPLNYNFEIQAFKFTGEFDEVFISCSVILCEAGNPNSRCAQGCVSDASRRRKRDTALETASHFLTMGPFRTARDAQHRSGQQQVASQDGSGATSSLNEKANTSAFVLGGLLMASLVLLVGLLLYRNHKYRTLSQQSLLF from the exons ATGGCACACCTGTCGGTATTAGTGCTGTTTGGGTTAGTTGTTACCCAAATTAAAGCCAATGGATTCTTAGGGGGCTCTATGAGTTTTTCTCTTAGAGGGGAGAAGCCTGATGGATCCGTTGAG GTGGACTTTTATTACAGGGAGTACAGAAAGGAAAGCTGTGACGATCAGCTCAGCTGGCAATGCCAGAGTGGCGACTGTGGTACCCTGATTAAGTCAGAGGTTCTCATCAATGAAGCCAACTCAAGTGTTGCGGCTTCGTGCCAGTCTGAGGGTCATATGACAAGAGAATTCTCTACGAATTCACCTTTCATTTTAAG GGATTCAGGATGCTGTTGGGATTCTAACGTGCATGGGGCACGTAACTGGTCACTGACCACACTGGTTGATGTGGGAACACGGGCAGACACATACAGGCCAAACAGATCACCTGTCTCTGCAACAGTCCCAAGGCTACG AATCCCCCAGAATTGCCCCCTAAACATTGAGCTGTTGGTCCATGACCCAGATGGTGATGAGGTGCGGTGCAGGTTTTCTGCAGAGGCAGGGGGAAACTCATCATGCTCATCATGTCACTCTCATCCAAGCATCAACCTAAACCAG GAGCGTTGCGTTCTAACTGAAAATGGCTCGTTGCCTGTTGGaacacatgtgtttgagatgatCTTGGAGGATTACCCAGAAGAAGACATAACCATCACATACACAGATGGGACATCTTCTGTCAGGCATAAACTCAACAAGACTGCAATGCTAAATCCATCCCCAATAAGCCAGATCCCTTTGCAGTTTACAGTGGAAG TTCTTTCTCCCATGGAAAGCTGTTTAACTGGGAAGACAAGGCCACAGTTCCTGACTCCAACACCTTGGCATGAAGAAATTCATATGGCAGCTGTTGGCCATAGATTGGAGCTGAAACTCCGAGCGCAATCCACAGACACCAG AATCGTAGACTTCCAGATCAGCGGGCCTCAGAATATGTCCAAATCACTGACGAGTGAGAGCAACGGAATTGTCATGGCAACGCTGGAATGGACACCACAGCAGAGTGATCTCCATCGCGATGTTCCAGTGTGTTTCACCGCAGACACAGCGATAAG CCAATCAGAGATGAGATGTGTTGTGGTGAAGGTAAGAAAGTCATTGCCACTGAAAG GTAATGGGGAGGTTTCTTGCAAGGAGAAcatcataaccataaccgtGAGCAAAGCATCCATGCCGGGCATAAATGATACATGGCTTCATATGATCGACCCCTCTTGCACGCTGACCTCCAATGACACACATATCATGGGCACAATATCAATTAACACTTGTGGGACACAGATGGAG gAAGAAGGTGATTACATTACTTTCAAAAATGTCATCACCTCATTTGATGAACCTGGAAAAATCATTACTAGGAGGGGCCATGTCACGGTTGGGTTCTCTTGTCAGTACCCTAAGGTCATGAGTGTCAGTAGCCACTATCTGAACAAAAAATCAGACTATGTTTTCACTGAGGCCAGCTTTGGAACCTTTGGCTACACTTTTGAAGTGTTTACGGATGCCAACTTCACCACTGTGATCGCCCCAGCCTCATATCCAGTAGAGTACGAACTGCTGGACATGATCTTTATGGGCATCAAATCTCACTCCGCActtccaaacacacagatgtTTGTGGAGTCCTGCAGAGCCACACCTACAGCTAACCCAAGGGACCTTGTCTACTACAACATAATCAGCAATGG GTGCGGTGTTGATGAGACTTTGATAGAATTTCCACATGGTCCATTGAATTATAATTTTGAGATCCAAGCATTTAAGTTCACAGGAGAATTTGATGAG GTGTTCATCAGCTGCTCAGTGATTCTGTGTGAGGCCGGCAACCCAAACTCCAGGTGTGCTCAGGGCTGTGTGAGCGACGCCTCTCGCAGGCGTAAGAGAGACACCGCTCTCGAGACAGCAAGCCATTTCCTCACTATGGGTCCATTTCGGACGGCTAGAGACGCTCAACATCGGTCAG GTCAACAGCAAGTTGCCAGCCAAGATGGCTCTGGCGCTACTTCCAGTTTGAACGAGAAAGCAAATACCTCAGCTTTTGTTCTCGGTGGTCTTCTCATGGCTTCGCTTGTGCTGCTGGTGGGACTCCTACTCTACCGGAATCACAAATACCGAACCCTCAGCCAACAGAGCCTCTTGTTTTAA